The Faecalibacterium sp. I3-3-33 DNA window GGCGGGCCTCCGCATAGCCTGTGCGGAGCTGCCCGCCTGCGCGGCAGGGCAGCGGGTGCAGGGCTGGTTCACGCTGTCGGCACCGGATGAAGCGGAACGGACGGCGCAGTACGCAGACGGCATCGCCCTGCAGGCAGAGCCGTTGGCAGAAAAGCCGCAGCTTACCGTGCTGGGCGAGAGCAGCAGTTTCCGTGCCCGCACCCACCGCTTGCAGCAAAAACTGAGCGAGAGCCTGCGCCGGGTGATGCACCGGGACACCGGCGGCGTGCTGGCAGCTATGACGGTGGGCGACCGCAGCGGCCTTTCGGCACAGCTGCGCAGCGCCTACCGGGGCGCAGGGCTTTCCCATGTGCTGGTGGTCAGCGGTATGCACGTTTCCATTCTGTGCGGGGATATCCTCAGCGTTTTGCTGCCCTATCGCTGGGAGCAGAGCTACCGCCGCCGCAGACGGCGCACGGTCTGGAAAAGCCTGCTGGCGCTGGTGCTGATGGGCGTGACCGGCTTTACGCCCTCGGTGTGCCGCGCTGCCGTGGCAGTGTGGGTCAGTGCCTTGGGTGTGTGGGTGTGGGGGCCGGCAGATGTCCTCACCTCGCTGGCGGCGGCAGGCATCCTGATGACCGCCGTCAACAGCTATGCGGTGTGGGATATCGGCTTTGAGCTTTCCTTTGCGGCAGTGGTGGGCACGGTGGCAGGCAACGCCTGCATCCGCCGGATGCGGGATGCCCACGACAGACGGTTTTGGGTCAAAGCCGGGGAGAACCTGCAAAAGCCGGTCAGGCGCCCGTGGTTCAACAGACTGCCGGAGCGGCTTCAGGGTCTTGCAGAGAGCGCCTGCATTGCCGCCTGCGCCTCGGCGGCTACCTTCCCGGTGCTGGTGTTGCGGGGGCTGAGCGTCAGCGTATGGGCGGTGGCCTCCAGCATCGCGGTGCTGTGGATGGTGCAGCCGCTGCTTCTGCTGGGACTGGCAGTGGCTTTTGTGGGACTGGTGCCATGGCTGGCACCGGTGCACGGGGTGCTTTCCCGGGCGGCAGACCTGCTCACCGGGCTATTGAACGGCTGGGCGGTCTGGCTCAGCACAAAGCCCGGCGGCAGCATCTATTTTGACACCGCCTACGCAGCACTGGTCTGTCTGCTGCTGTGCGGGCTTGGGGTGCTGGCCTTCCGCTGGCGGGTGCGTCTGCGGGTGGCGCTGCCGGGCATTCTGCTGGCGGCAGTGGTGGGCATCGGGCTGGGCAACGCCCTCAGCCGGGACGTGGTGCACATCGACCTTGTGGGCAGCGCACAGGCACCTGCAGTGGTGGTTGCCCAGAACGACCGGGCAGTGGTACTGCTCCGGGGCGGCAGCGCCGCCCAGCGTGCGGTGGAAAACCAGCTGGCACGGCGGGGCGTGCGCACCGTGGAGCTGGTGGTAGACCTGCGCATGAACGCAAAAACCGCCTGCACCCTGCCTGCGCAGCAGGGCATCCGGGCAGAGCGTCTGCCGGTCAATGCCAGCCGCAAGCTGCGCTGCACCCCGGCGGCGGTGGAACTGCTGCGCACCCGGGAAGGGTGTCTTGTGCGGCTGAGCATCGGCAACCGGCAGTTTGTGACCTTAAGCGGCAAGGCAGAACTGACGCAGCCGCTGCAAACGGAGTGGCTGATTGCCACACCGAAAAAGCCGGAGACGGTGCGGTACCAAAGGCTGCTGGCGCTGCGCAGCTACAGCTGGATGCCGCCGGAAACGCAGTACACTGCCTCCCTCAGCCTGCGCCGCACCGGCGGCGAAAGGCTAGGGTAATGCTTTGCAATCCGGGCCGAGTGTGGTACAATACAAGGAGCATTTTATAACAGGAAAGGGGCATTTGCATGGCCACGGAAGCAAAACTCCGGCAGCTGGCCGACAAGGGCTGCCCGGTCTACTATTTTTATTCCAGCGAGCGGTATCTGGTGCGGCAGGCAGTGGCGGCAGCGGTGCGGGTGCTGTCGGCAGACAGTGACGAGGATGCCACCATCCTGGACGGTGCTGCGCCGGAATTGGAGCAGCTTATCATGGCGGCGGGCACCATCTCCTTTTTCGGCACCCGGCGTGTGGTGGTGCTGCCGGAGCTCGACCCCGCCGCCTATGGCAGCAAGGACTTGGACGAGCTGTGCAGCACCCTTTCCAGCTTGGAAAACGCCGTGGCGGTGCTGGGCAGCGTGTTTCCGCTGGAGCGCGGCAAGCTCAAGCTGGGCAAGCAGGCGCAAAAGCTGCAAGCTCAGTGCAAGGCCATCGGCTACACCGAGGAGCTGGCAAAGCCCCGCCCCTTTGAACTGAAAAATTTGATGATGGAGCGCGCAAAGGCGCAGGGTGCATCTCTGCCGGACGGCGCAGCCACCGCATTGCTGGAGCGCTGCGGTGAGGCCCCCTTTCTGCTGGAAAACGAGGTGGATAAGCTCTGTGCCCTGTCCGGCTACCAGACCGTGAGTGCCTCCATGGTGGCAGAGATGGGCACAGTGAGCCTTGAAGCGGATGTGTTCGAGATGATCCGCATGATCACCGCCAAAAACGCCACCGGAGCCTGCAAAAAGCTGCAGACCCTGCTGCGGCTGCAGCAGGAGCCCATCGCCATTACGGCGGCGATGATCGGCAGCTATGTGGATCTGTACCGGGTAAAGCTTGGGGCGGCAAAGCGGAAGAATTACAGTGCAGTGCACAAAGATTTTGGCTATAAGGGCAGTGACTACCGGCTGAAGCGCTCGGCAGAAACTGCCGCCCACTACACCCTGCCCCAGCTGGAGGCCTGCTTGCAGGTGCTGCTGGAGCTGGACCAGAGCCTGAAAAGCCAGCCTGTGGCGGCGCAGATACTGCTGGAAACAGCCCTGTGCCGTCTGGCGCTGGCGGGGAGCGGAAGATGATGCAAAGCGAGATGATCCATACCGACCGGGTGCTGATCGTGGAGGGCAAGTACGATGCCGTCCGTCTAGCGCACCTGACCGATGCCATGATCCTGCTGACGGATGGTTTTGGCATTTATAAAGACAAACAGCGCCAGCAGCTGTTCCGGGCGCTGGCGCAGAAAAACGGCTTGATTTTGCTCACGGATTCGGACGCGGCAGGCTTCCGCATCCGCAACTACATCACCAATATGGTGGGTGCGCAAAACGTGGTGCAGGCTTATGTGCCCGCCATCCACGGCAAGGAAAAGCGCAAGGCGCAGCCTGGCAAGGAGGGCTTGCTGGGGGTAGAGGGTGTGGACGACGCCCTTGTGCGGCAGGCACTGCTGGACGCCTTGGGTGCAGAGGCAGGCGCAGCACCTGTGCGCCCGGAGGGACGACAGATCACCTACACC harbors:
- the holA gene encoding DNA polymerase III subunit delta is translated as MATEAKLRQLADKGCPVYYFYSSERYLVRQAVAAAVRVLSADSDEDATILDGAAPELEQLIMAAGTISFFGTRRVVVLPELDPAAYGSKDLDELCSTLSSLENAVAVLGSVFPLERGKLKLGKQAQKLQAQCKAIGYTEELAKPRPFELKNLMMERAKAQGASLPDGAATALLERCGEAPFLLENEVDKLCALSGYQTVSASMVAEMGTVSLEADVFEMIRMITAKNATGACKKLQTLLRLQQEPIAITAAMIGSYVDLYRVKLGAAKRKNYSAVHKDFGYKGSDYRLKRSAETAAHYTLPQLEACLQVLLELDQSLKSQPVAAQILLETALCRLALAGSGR
- a CDS encoding toprim domain-containing protein, producing the protein MMQSEMIHTDRVLIVEGKYDAVRLAHLTDAMILLTDGFGIYKDKQRQQLFRALAQKNGLILLTDSDAAGFRIRNYITNMVGAQNVVQAYVPAIHGKEKRKAQPGKEGLLGVEGVDDALVRQALLDALGAEAGAAPVRPEGRQITYTDLYEWGLSGKPGSAERKAKLLNALGLPPRLSKKELVEAFNRLYTFEQLDELQLKIL
- a CDS encoding ComEC/Rec2 family competence protein; this translates as MPFAAFFVAFLLLLCIPYRSRKLAVCLLLGALAGLCAVHTTSARLERTRANYAGRTVLLTAEVERADRNYFSDTVDATLWVESVNGSPAGLRIACAELPACAAGQRVQGWFTLSAPDEAERTAQYADGIALQAEPLAEKPQLTVLGESSSFRARTHRLQQKLSESLRRVMHRDTGGVLAAMTVGDRSGLSAQLRSAYRGAGLSHVLVVSGMHVSILCGDILSVLLPYRWEQSYRRRRRRTVWKSLLALVLMGVTGFTPSVCRAAVAVWVSALGVWVWGPADVLTSLAAAGILMTAVNSYAVWDIGFELSFAAVVGTVAGNACIRRMRDAHDRRFWVKAGENLQKPVRRPWFNRLPERLQGLAESACIAACASAATFPVLVLRGLSVSVWAVASSIAVLWMVQPLLLLGLAVAFVGLVPWLAPVHGVLSRAADLLTGLLNGWAVWLSTKPGGSIYFDTAYAALVCLLLCGLGVLAFRWRVRLRVALPGILLAAVVGIGLGNALSRDVVHIDLVGSAQAPAVVVAQNDRAVVLLRGGSAAQRAVENQLARRGVRTVELVVDLRMNAKTACTLPAQQGIRAERLPVNASRKLRCTPAAVELLRTREGCLVRLSIGNRQFVTLSGKAELTQPLQTEWLIATPKKPETVRYQRLLALRSYSWMPPETQYTASLSLRRTGGERLG